GCTCCGTCAGATCTGCACTGATGTCCAGACCTGGAGGAATAATCATTTATGCTATGAATGTTAACCCTGTCAATAACtttgaataaagtttttatttttcagaaagtGGTTTTCTTACACACAAAGACCTTGCGGAGTGAACCACCCCAACGCAGGATAGTCTGGTCTTATGTGTGACTCcataaagtatacattattattattattattattattattataataacactCTGTTCATGTTTGTCATCAGCTCCAGACTGACTAGCTGgtaaatatttgtatatatagTTTAAGGACATTAGTGTGTCTGAAGGGCAGATGTGCTGACTTACtattctctccatctctgtgaaCGCCTCCAATGCCTCCTGTAACAAACACAGGGATTCCAGCTTGATGCGCTGCGATCATAGTGGCTGACACTGTTGTTCCTCCAGTGAGTGCCTGAGAAAATAAACGCTTACACTGAAGACAACCTAACCAACCTGACTAATGccattaaagtaaatgtttccCTGCTATCACACCAGCCTTCATGTGTTTTAGACAGAGGTGATTTCAGATCAGCATCTCAAATGAGTGCAATTTGTTCTCACTTTGCTGATGACATATGGGAGATCACGGCGGGACACTTTCAGGGAGCTCTTGCTGCGGGCGAGGTGATCAAGCTCCTCTGAAGACAGACCAACATGGACTTTACCCTCAATCACTCCCACTGTGGCTGGAATGGCCCCTTCAGCACGTACAATACCCTCCACCTCCTTTGCTGTGCTGGATGAATACattaattaatgtcatcatcagtgattaaaacaaatattaaccGTTAGAATCAGAGTTTGTTGACACTTGAGTGTTGTTCAGGGCACCTCAGGTTGTGTGGATAGGGCATGCCATGTGTGATAATAGTGCTCTCAAGCGCAACCACTGGTTTGTTTTCTACCAACGCCTGTGAGACAGATGGATGAACTCTGAAGAGGCTGTCTGTGAGAAAAAGTCAGGGTGAATTCATAAATCATCCCAGTTATTGTCATTATACAATGAGCTGCATATACAATACACTTTTCAATGAGAAGACACATTTACCCTTTTTCCACCATGTGCTCTGATATGTTCCTTTTCTCAGGATGAGTGTGGAGGCTCTCTTCAGTATCCTCATTCTGTTCAGATTCTGAGGGGAaccctgaaaacattttaaatttgttgtttgtttgtgaaaaagCACTGTCAGGTGACCTTCCTCTTCCTATCACCTTGAGTAAATCAACAATCTTTTACTGTTTCAGCCGAACACTGTGATTGATCTAGTGGGtatagttagggttagggttcatATTCATTCTTCTCATTCAAGCACTCATAGTTATTTGGATAAAAATATGACGTATAACGTCTAAAGAATAAGGCTAAAGGGGAGTAGAAATTCTGATGCATTTCCTTTCTGACTGTTTGAATAAGGTTTCAcactaaacagaaaaaaaaacatcctgaacATGGCAGTAAATAATTGTTGTAAAGTTGAATCACACGATAACAGGGAAATGCCAACATTTCTAATACTTAGCAGTATTGGGCTAGTAAATGGACACCCACAGGGGTATCACAGCATTTCTGCTATAACTCCCAGATATCAGCTGATTGGTAAAGTCCTGTTCGAAGCCACAATACCTTGTTAGCCTGGCTGGTAACTTTAGCTGGTCTGTCTTCTGGACCGTACATTATGACAGATGTTATTTAACTAACGTTTGGCTAAGCTAACACTAGCCGCGAATTGGCAAAAGAAGCCGGTCTGACTGTTGATGGATATGCATGAGGAATTGAAGGTTTGGGCACGAAGATGAAAATTAACTTGATGTTGACACTGGATGTTTCAAAAAACGTGTGACACAACCCTACGCTTTCTCCTACGTAATATCTGACAGCTTGTTTTATGCTAACCGCTAGCATAGGCGTAGCTAGCATGCTACATTATCATCAAAATGTACAGGGTTTTGGATCCAAGCTTACGACGCGGCCTAGTCAAGCTACCGCTGAACTGGAAGCAAGTTGTTGGCAGTATAAACAACTGACACTGCTCTCGCGACATTAAGATTACCTGCACAATAGCCTAATCTGCTTGACAAAGCCCTTGGGTCAGTCCGTAAAATCCTAACAGGCACGAACGTTGTTTATTTAATGAGAGAAAACGGGAGCTAGCTAACCCAGCTAGCTGCTTGGCTATCGCTAACGTTACTTACCCTGTCCGTATTTAGCTTAGAATTCCACTCCAAGGGAGTCACACCAAATTGGGCGGGGACTGCAAGCCAATGTATctgaaatgtcaaaatgtctgtaAACGGCCTCTTAAAATAACCGTAggtgtgttgttctgttgtaaCTAAAAGGCTGTAAAGATGTTTTGCGCCTTTCTTTTCTTGGTATTGTAGAGACAATTTACGCTCAAACCACCATCTTAGCTAGCATTAACCCTCGAGGCACCTTGGGGTACCAAACGTGTACATtctgctgattttgttttttcatttttcaatatcTCAGTCAATTCAAAGGCTATCTGTATAAAATTTCCccaggatttttcttttattctaaattttaaaattCCAATTCCCCTCTATTACAAGGTGTATAGAATAGGAGATATGCAAAATGCATACACTCTTTACCCTCGGGACCCGTTTTGGTCCCATTGACTTCCATTATAACGACATAtttttgatatactgtaatCCTGACCTATTATCATTCTTTTCCCATTAATACCAAATAAATCTAAGCCTCTACCTTCaaaatacagggaaaaaaggTCTTACGGTTCATGACCCCCCCAAAACCACCAGGGTCAGTAGGGTTTTATCACATAAGGTTTCGATCGAGGACTGGTTCTCTTACGTTACCAAAATGCATGGCAATAAGAAATCTGAGCACCACAAAAATGGTCTTGGTGTGTAGGACTGATGTAAAAGAGTAGTGTGAATGTgggtgaaaatgtattttttatgtgtgtgagtgtgtgtgagtgtgtgtgtgagagagagttagTGTGTCCGCATGTGAAATTTCAGTCATCAAAGGCCCAATTGGctcagtttataaaacagagtgaaagtgattgagaatacattttgtgtgtgtgtgtgtgtgtgtgtgtgtgtgtgtgtgtgtgtgtgtgtgtgtgtgtgtgtgtgagtgtgtgtgtgtgtgtgtgtgagtgtgtgtgtgtgtgtgtgtcatcaaagGCCAATTGGGCTTATCAAGAGAGAGCCTCGTCTCTCCTTTTGGATGtgtagtaaacacagacatgcacctgCATAAACATGCAGGGAGAATAGTTTGCAGCCTTGTCTGGCTGGTCATATGTCCTGAAGACAGCCATCAGGGGAAGAATGAAACTAGGCGAGGCCCCTGCTGCAGACTTGCAGTCCtctgaggagagtgaggagcaaGTTACCAGCAGTGAAAAGTCAACCGAGAGTCAGGTGGAACTCCTGCTAGGCAACTAGGGGACCTGCAactcggaggaggaggaagagaaagtggtaaTATCTCAATAGAGATCAAAAAATGGGGAAATCCTTTGGTCTGCCACACATGAAGAGCCCCTGACATTCTTTCCCCCTCCCATCTTGACCCCAGGATGGACTTATACTTTGCATTTGTCAGGATCAGCGGCCCTGAGACTGCATTTGAGAGTATGTGCCCTCCAAACCTGGAAATTATGGGTTGAAGAGGTTGTCTGAAGATATTATGGGCTGAAGATGTTGTCTGCCTGCATGCAGACCTCATATGCATGCAGGTTTCAAGTATATCTAGGAATATGACATGATGGACATGTCATGTTACAATGCCTATGTCCTGCTCACTTCTGTGGACCCACGCTGGAACAGCACGAAGTGCTGCagctggcatctcttcttagagTCGGTTGACAGAGCTCTCATTGCCCCAGCCATGGCAAAGAGGAGGCATTTGCACAGAggactgtctgcagacagactggTCCGACAAGCCCAGGGCCAGGACCATGGtcatgtggagaaagaagaggaggaggagaagctacAGCCAGGGACCTCCAGAAAGCAGAAGCAGTGGGTGTTGTGCCCACAGTGTAGAAGGGTGTGGAACCAGTGCACCAAACGTGGAGTGCATGCATGCTAAATTCACCTCACAGGGATCTGTGGTTTATGCATCAACATgcattgcaaacacacagacacacatgacaaaacaaaacatcttttgacagaaaataacaaattggtaaatattgcataggagtttttctctcctgtgcttATGACAAAAAGGggataaaacactaaaaaaacatataaaactgataaaaactttatatatatggataggtctgaagctgttgaagagatctaatgtggtaaaactgaaaaaaaatatttctaaataacacttttatttcagttttatgagaGTGCCCATTTTGGACCCGGAGATAAAAGGTCTAAATTTTGTACATAAACTCTTactgctgcaaaaataataatacatcaaaatcaaagttgttatcaaatattgaCATAGTCAAGGCTCTAGTACCCTCATcctgaatatttcactttgcatcttatttttggtaaatactgcatgttttgtgtttttgcctgttgaaaaatcgggggttctcatgacaaaaagggcataaaaacctaaaaaacatataaaaataataaaaaaccttatatatatggataggtctgaagctgttgaagagatctgatgtggtgaaagtgaaaaaaaatattgatatatcacatttttatttcacttttatgagagggcccgtttggggtcccgaagttaaaaggtgtaagttttttgaataaactcatattgctccaaaaataataatgcatcaaaatcaaagttgttatcaaatattcacttagtcaaggctctaataccctcatttggaatatttcactttgtatcttatttttggtaaatactgcatgttttgcgtttttgcctgttgaaaaatcgggggttctcatgacaaaaagggcataaaaacctaaaaaacatataaaaatcataaaaactttatatatatggataggtctgaagttgttgaagagatctgatgtggtgaaagtgaaaaaaaatattgatatatcacatttttatttcacttttatgagagggcccgtttggggtcccgaagttaaaaggtgtaagttttttgaataaactcatattgctccaaaaataataatgcatcaaaatcaaagttgttattaaatattcacttagtcaaggctctaataccctcatttggaatatttcactttgtatcttatttttggtaaatactgcatgttttgcgtttttgcctgttgaaaaatcgggggttctcatgataaaaagggcataaaaacctaaaaaacatataaaaataataaaaacctttatatatatggataggtctgaagttgttgaagagatctgatgtggtgaaagtgaaaaaaaatattgatatatcacatttttatttcacttttatgagagggcccgtttggggtcccgaagttaaaaggtgtaagttttttgaataaactcatattgctccaaaaataataatgcatcaaaatcaaagttgttattaaatattcacttagtcaaggctctaataccctcatttggaatatttcactttgtatcttatttttggtaaatactgcatgttttgcgtttttgcctgttgaaaaatcgggggttctcatgacaaaaagggcataaaaacctaaaaaacatataaaaataataaaaacctttatatatatggataggtctgaagctgttgaagagatctgatgtggtgaaagtgaaaaaaaatattgatatatcgcatttttatttcacttttatgagagggcccgtttggggtcccgaaggTAAAAAGTGTATGGTAATTTTAAAGGTGCCTCGAGGGTTAAAGTAGGGAGGAGGGAATGGGGGCAAGTATTATGTACCACTGAGCCTGCGCAGAAGGACAGACGCATTGTGGGAGATAGAGTTCTAGGTGGTCATGAGTTATGACTATAGACGTATTGGCTCAGACAAGGGAAATATTTCCTATATACTTTTGGAATTTGGTcttaagtaataaaaaaaaaatctttagcATACTTTTAGAATTTCTGCAGgctataaaacacattaattataAACAGAGTTCCCCCACATCTCTCTGTCAATATGTTCCACaagtttaaaatagtttttattctaTCCACATGAAGCTCGGTTTGGGCCAGTTCTGAGTCTGGACTTTGGTGGGATCCACAGACTCTATGGTGAGTGTTGGGGCAATAGGATGTGGTGAAGCCAGTGACAAGCGTGCAGCCAGGAGCCCCATTTGAACacagctgtctgtgtctctcccttGGAGGATCCCAGCCATCATGGCACCGGCAAGACTGCAAATagagtgtgtttgaatgttttttcaaCATTATTTTGCATGTCACAGAAAAGTGGCTataactgaaatataaaaaaaggatttttttgCACCTGTCTCCTGCCCCTGAGACATTCATTATCTCTTCTGCAGCCAAGGGCAGAGCTGGGTAATGTAGAGCACAAAGCCGTCTTCTCTGCAAACATTAGTACAGCAAGAATGATCTTAGCTATCACTGTCACAGTGATTGTTTCCATTAATGGTTTTATTAAAGACACTCCTtactcttttctgttttcttggcTGCATGTTGATTGAGCCGGCATCATGCTCTCCACACACCAACACCCCATCAGCTCCCAGAGTCACCACCAGACAGTGGAGATGCTCCAGCAGGGGGCGGGAGAGAGTCACAGCTACCCTTAACCGCTCCTCTAGTGAGCTCTGCAGTACTTCAACCCCGTAAGACAAAACCACATCCTCAGCAGCTATCAcgttatttgcatttttcacaAGAAAACAACTGTAGCAACTGTGAGTGGAAAGATGTGAGCAAAGTTAATAAGACAAATGAGCCAACAGCTGAAAATTTTAAAGctattttctgccttttgtttATGTCTATTTACCTTCGGGTGTTGGGACACCCAGTGTTTTGTTCATGGTGCACAGCTCTGCCAGGTTCGGTGATGAATAGGACAGAGACTTCCAGGCGTCTGACAGGAAAGGTTTGCAGGCCTTATCTAAGTCCGTGGGCTCATACCACACTATGACACACATTTATTGACGTATTACATGAACATCTAAGAAGGGTACTATTTCTAATCAATCTCTCTACTAATTGATCATAACTCTCTCCCACTTGCTCTCTGTACCATTGATATTGTGCTTTTTGGCAAGAGAACAAACATAGTCGATGGTGGAGACAGGGATGTTTCCGTCGAGACACACTAGAGAGGCTGAGGAAAGCTGCTTCTCAAACTGTGACACCTATAAAAGACAtattcagagacagagagaaaacaataatttagtgtatacaaatatttctgtaattATTTAACCAGAGGTACTTTACAGGTGCACATCAAGAACAATATGAACTTCAGGGAATCAAATCAAAGACATCAGAACAAATTAAGGCTTCTTTAATGATTAGCTTCATTACTGCCTCATTATAATCTACCTGAAATAATTTTCactatttaaagtaaaaattttaaataacttgGCTTATAAACCTTGTGCTAATCTAACTAAAAATGAACACCTTTGTCAGCTGAACTTACATAGTGCTGTGTAATTTGCTGATGAATGTCCATGTCACCCAATCCAAGACTCAGTTCTCCGCTCCCAGTTATAACAACACAGTATGTAGCCGTGCTCTGCTCCTCTATCCTCGCCACAGCACTTGTGTTCttacagaaattgtttttttttgaaaaagcaaaaattttgcatttacacattttaggGTAAAGTAAAATTGTTTTAGTAGATTCAGTTGTTGAGGGTTACATACTAtatgtttacagtagtttaacACTGCGTCACTGTGTGAATCTGCTCCAGTAGCAGAGATGAGCAGGGGTTTGTGGCCTAGACGACTCAGAGAGTCTTGGAGGAAAACATGAAAGTATGAGACAGATACAGAGAACTGCTGATGAAAATATGTGCATGAACATGATCAGATAAAAACTCACCAGCAATATTCCGTCCCACACCACCAAATGACTGACAGACACTTCCTGGGTTAGTCTGCCCAAACTATGAGAAACAATGAGTCTTCTCATTATAACCATCAGCACATAACATGCTCTTACAGATTATTAATTAGTGTTCATAGATAGGTGTTGTAAATTAAACCTACTTGAAGTGTTTTCGTTTTTCCTTTAGCAATAAAATCCACATTTATTCCTCCTATGACAACCTGTAAAAGAACAGCTTTTAAAGAACAGAAGATTTGACTAAACACTGATGATGTATGATGTTTACTATAAAAGTTTATACTTACAATATCTGATTTGGAGTCTGATACAGGTTTTTTCTGATGCTGGGTTTTGCTTCTTAACTTTGTCTCACTCATCTGTTTTGACAGGGCGCAGGCTATCTGACTTCCAACTCTAGCATTGTTATGAATGAGAGCAATGTCTAAGAACATAACAGGTTAAAGAAAAGTCGTCAACAGGCCACTTTCAGGTACATTAAGTAAATCATGTACCCATTTTGTaccgacagacagacagtttgaTGTAATAATATCTGGGCTCAGTGATTCAGATTTTCTGAAGGATACTGGCCTGAAGGGACTTTCCTTTAGTCAGTTCATTAACCCTCTGAAGAATAAAGGGTGTCACATCTCTTCCTGTGATCCCTTTAGCACTGAGTGAATaagaaaatgtctgtttcaaTCATTTTGCCACAAAAATCCAGCACCAAACCACTGATCTATGATTATCGAGAGTGAACACCTCCCCAACATGCAAACCTACCTCGCCTCTGTTAATGCAGCCTGGATGGCGTCTTCTACCTGTTGGCCTGCTGCTGCGTGCTCCTCTGGGATAGGCACTGCTAACAGGACACCACTCTGAAGACCCAGCGACAGAGTACttgctgaaacacacaacacaaaaacatataacTGTCAAATAATGACGAACCAAGTgtataatagatagatagatactgaTTCAAGGCATTAGGATATAAAATGTTGATATACCAATGAGGGTGGCAGCCTCATCAGGGTTGTCGACTTGATATGGGGAGGTGAAACCGCTTTCTGGAGAAAAGAAGGCTGGGAAATGTTTTGATGATCCATAAGTGGCTACACACACGCCCTGTGTCTCCTGGTTAAAGATACA
This DNA window, taken from Anabas testudineus chromosome 6, fAnaTes1.2, whole genome shotgun sequence, encodes the following:
- the LOC113166265 gene encoding pseudouridine-metabolizing bifunctional protein C1861.05-like isoform X2, translated to MIAAHQAGIPVFVTGGIGGVHRDGENSLDISADLTELGRTPIAVVSAGVKSILDIGRTLEFLETQGVCVATYGSSKHFPAFFSPESGFTSPYQVDNPDEAATLIASTLSLGLQSGVLLAVPIPEEHAAAGQQVEDAIQAALTEASAKGITGRDVTPFILQRVNELTKGKSLQANIALIHNNARVGSQIACALSKQMSETKLRSKTQHQKKPVSDSKSDIVVIGGINVDFIAKGKTKTLQFGQTNPGSVCQSFGGVGRNIADSLSRLGHKPLLISATGADSHSDAVLNYCKHINTSAVARIEEQSTATYCVVITGSGELSLGLGDMDIHQQITQHYVSQFEKQLSSASLVCLDGNIPVSTIDYVCSLAKKHNINVWYEPTDLDKACKPFLSDAWKSLSYSSPNLAELCTMNKTLGVPTPEVLQSSLEERLRVAVTLSRPLLEHLHCLVVTLGADGVLVCGEHDAGSINMQPRKQKRRRRLCALHYPALPLAAEEIMNVSGAGDSLAGAMMAGILQGRDTDSCVQMGLLAARLSLASPHPIAPTLTIESVDPTKVQTQNWPKPSFMWIE
- the LOC113166265 gene encoding pseudouridine-metabolizing bifunctional protein C1861.05-like isoform X1, with product MRILKRASTLILRKGTYQSTWWKKDSLFRVHPSVSQALVENKPVVALESTIITHGMPYPHNLSTAKEVEGIVRAEGAIPATVGVIEGKVHVGLSSEELDHLARSKSSLKVSRRDLPYVISKALTGGTTVSATMIAAHQAGIPVFVTGGIGGVHRDGENSLDISADLTELGRTPIAVVSAGVKSILDIGRTLEFLETQGVCVATYGSSKHFPAFFSPESGFTSPYQVDNPDEAATLIASTLSLGLQSGVLLAVPIPEEHAAAGQQVEDAIQAALTEASAKGITGRDVTPFILQRVNELTKGKSLQANIALIHNNARVGSQIACALSKQMSETKLRSKTQHQKKPVSDSKSDIVVIGGINVDFIAKGKTKTLQFGQTNPGSVCQSFGGVGRNIADSLSRLGHKPLLISATGADSHSDAVLNYCKHINTSAVARIEEQSTATYCVVITGSGELSLGLGDMDIHQQITQHYVSQFEKQLSSASLVCLDGNIPVSTIDYVCSLAKKHNINVWYEPTDLDKACKPFLSDAWKSLSYSSPNLAELCTMNKTLGVPTPEVLQSSLEERLRVAVTLSRPLLEHLHCLVVTLGADGVLVCGEHDAGSINMQPRKQKRRRRLCALHYPALPLAAEEIMNVSGAGDSLAGAMMAGILQGRDTDSCVQMGLLAARLSLASPHPIAPTLTIESVDPTKVQTQNWPKPSFMWIE
- the LOC113166265 gene encoding pseudouridine-5'-phosphate glycosidase-like isoform X3 — its product is MRILKRASTLILRKGTYQSTWWKKDSLFRVHPSVSQALVENKPVVALESTIITHGMPYPHNLSTAKEVEGIVRAEGAIPATVGVIEGKVHVGLSSEELDHLARSKSSLKVSRRDLPYVISKALTGGTTVSATMIAAHQAGIPVFVTGGIGGVHRDGENSLDISADLTELGRTPIAVVSAGVKSILDIGRTLEFLETQGVCVATYGSSKHFPAFFSPESGFTSPYQVDNPDEAATLIASTLSLGLQSGVLLAVPIPEEHAAAGQQVEDAIQAALTEASAKGITGRDVTPFILQRVNELTKGKSLQANIALIHNNARVGSQIACALSKQMSETKLRSKTQHQKKPVSDSKSDIVVIGGINVDFIAKGKTKTLQFGQTNPGSVCQSFGGVGRNIADSLSRLGHKPLLISATGADSHSDAVLNYCKHINTSAVARIEEQSTATYCVVITGSGELSLGLGDMDIHQQITQHYVSQFEKQLSSASLVCLDGNIPVSTIDYVCSLAKKHNINVWYEPTDLDKACKPFLSDAWKSLSYSSPNLAELCTMNKTLGVPTPEVATVVFL